The genomic window CCAAGCCCGATTGGATCTGGGGGCCTCAGTTCGATCCCAATGTGGTCTCGGCCACGCACGATGCCGACATGCGGTTCGCGATGTATCTGCTCGCCCAGCGGATCCTCGAGTACCGCCGGGAAATGGGCTCCGTGCCGGCGACGCTGGCCGACGTGGGTGATCGGATCGCCGGCGTGAAGTACGTGCCGCTCTCCGACACATCGTTCAGCCTGCGCTACGAGGCGAGCCATCCGATCATTCTCTATTCCACGGAATCGATGGACGCGTTTCTCCGCAACGCGATGGACGTGGTGACCGCCGGAAAAGCGAAGTGAGGCTTCGCCGCCCGGGGTTCACGTTCGTCGAGATCCTGATGTCGATGGCGGTGATCGCGATCCTGGCGGGGATCGTGATTCCCAAGACCGGGGATTTCATCAAGCGCGCCAAGGCGGCCGCGGTCGTGGGCGACATCGTGGCCATTCGCGACGGCGTATACAACTACTACACCGACAGCTCGGCGTATCCGCTCACCGGCGCGATGGGGGAGGTTCCGCCGGCCCTGATCAGCTACCTGCCGATCGGCTTCTCGTTCGTGAAGACCGACTACTCGCTGCAGTACAACAACTGGCCGGTGTCGCAAACGATCCCTGGATATCCGTCCACGACCGGGATCATCGGCATCACGGTGGAGACCACGGACCCGCGCGTCGGTCAACTGGTGCAGGCCCTCCTGGCCAACTGGCCGCAATTCCAGTCGGGCCAGAACTACACGTTCATCATCTTCGGGCTCTGAGCCGGCGAGCCGCGCGGCCCGTTAGGCGTAGCCAACGCAAGAACGCGAGCCGCTCGCCGCAAAGGGCGTGCAACTCGCGCTCGGGCTGTCGGTTACGGCGCAGGCTCCCCAGGTAGGACTTGAACCTACGACCCTCCGATTAACAGTCGGATGCTCTGACCAACTGAGCTACTGGGGAATGGTCGTTGAAAGGTATCCGGCGCGGTCTTGATGTCAACGGAACGGCGGCTCAGCGCGCGGCGGCGTGCCGCTCGGCGTACTCGGGATAGCCCGGGAGTACGGTGCGCAGCCACTGCCCAGTGTGCGACGTGGGGTGCCTGGCCACGTCTTCGGGGCGGCCCGACACGACCACCTGGCCGCCCGCGTCGCCGGCTCCGGGCCCCAGGTCGATCACCCAGTCGGCCAACTTGATCACATCGAGATTGTGCTCGACGATCACCAGCGTGTGGCCGGCGTCCACCAGCCGATCGAACACCTGCGCCAG from Gemmatimonadaceae bacterium includes these protein-coding regions:
- a CDS encoding prepilin-type N-terminal cleavage/methylation domain-containing protein gives rise to the protein MRLRRPGFTFVEILMSMAVIAILAGIVIPKTGDFIKRAKAAAVVGDIVAIRDGVYNYYTDSSAYPLTGAMGEVPPALISYLPIGFSFVKTDYSLQYNNWPVSQTIPGYPSTTGIIGITVETTDPRVGQLVQALLANWPQFQSGQNYTFIIFGL